In a genomic window of Theropithecus gelada isolate Dixy chromosome 15, Tgel_1.0, whole genome shotgun sequence:
- the SLC2A8 gene encoding solute carrier family 2, facilitated glucose transporter member 8 isoform X1, with the protein MLPLVYFNMRAGPSVFANPALHSYWLLLLCDSDTAQHRPPVPRRPLAARGRCRPHSRGRWRFRHRSWPIGVGRGHDARGPRGNPAASGAAWRQVSPGEPGPGRGLALPPLRVRSAHPRSCHRSAPRGRRVFLAAFAAALGPLSFGFALGYSSPAIPSLQRAAPPAPHLDDTAASWFGAIVTLGAAAGGVLGGWLVDRAGRKLSLLLCSVPFVAGFAVITAAQDLWMLLGGRLLTGLACGVASLVAPVYISEIAYPAVRGLLGSCVQLMVVVGILLAYLAGWVLEWRWLAVLGCAPPSLMLLLMCVMPETPRFLLTQHRRQEAMAALRFLWGSEQGWEDPPIGAEQSFHLALLRQPGIYKPFIIGVSLMAFQQLSGVNAVMFYAETIFEEAKFKDSSLASVVVGVIQVLFTAVAALIMDRAGRRLLLVLSGVVMVFSTSAFGTYFKLTQGGPGNSSHMALSTPVSAEPVDASVGLAWLAVGSMCLFIAGFAVGWGPIPWLLMSEIFPLHVKGVATGICVLTNWLMAFLVTKEFSSLMEVLRPYGAFWFASAFCIFSVLFTLFCVPETKGKTLEQITAHFEGR; encoded by the exons ATGCTTCCATTGGTCTACTTTAATATGAGGGCGGGTCCTAGCGTATTCGCTAATCCCGCCTTGCATTCCTATTGGCTGCTTCTGCTCTGCGATTCCGATACTGCCCAGCACCGTCCCCCCGTCCCCCGCCGCCCATTGGCTGCGAGAGGCCGGTGCCGGCCGCACTCGCGGGGCCGGTGGCGGTTCAGGCACCGGAGCTGGCCGATCGGCGTTGGCCGCGGACATGACGCCCGAGGACCCAGAGGAAACCCAGCCGCTTCTGGGGCCGCCTGGCGGCAGGTGAGCCCCGGGGAACCCGGGCCCGGACGCGGCCTCGCCCTCCCGCCCCTCCGCGTCCGCTCCGCTCACCCTCGGTCCTGTCACCGCAGCGCGCCCCGCGGCCGCCGCGTCTTCCTCGCCGCCTTCGCCGCTGCCCTGGGCCCACTCAGCTTCGGCTTCGCGCTCGGCTACAGCTCCCCGGCCATCCCGAGTCTGCAGCGCGCCGCGCCCCCGGCCCCGCACCTGGACGACACTGCCGCCTCCTGGTTCGGG GCCATCGTGACCCTAGGTGCTGCGGCAGGGGGAGTGCTGGGCGGCTGGCTGGTGGACCGTGCCGGGCGCAAGCTGAGCCTCCTGCTGTGCTCCGTGCCCTTCGTGGCCGGCTTTGCCGTCATCACCGCGGCCCAAGACCTGTGGATGTTGCTGGGGGGCCGCCTCCTCACCGGCCTGGCCTGCGGTGTTGCTTCCCTAGTGGCCCCG GTCTACATCTCTGAAATCGCCTACCCAGCAGTCCGGGGCTTGCTCGGCTCTTGTGTGCAGCTGATGGTCGTCGTCGGCATCCTCCTGGCCTACCTGGCAG GCTGGGTGCTGGAGTGGCGCTGGCTGGCTGTGCTGGGCTGCGCACCCCCCTCCCTCATGCTGCTGCTCATGTGCGTCATGCCCGAGACCCCGCGCTTCCTGCTGACTCAGCACAGGCGCCAGGAGGCCATGGCTGCCCTGCGGTTCCTGTGGGGCTCCGAGCAGGGCTGGGAAGACCCCCCCATTGGGGCCGAGCAG AGCTTTCACCTGGCCTTGCTGCGGCAGCCCGGCATCTACAAGCCCTTCATCATCGGCGTCTCCCTGATGGCCTTCCAGCAGCTGTCGGGGGTCAACGCTGTCATGTTCTATGCGGAGACTATCTTTGAAGAGGCCAAGTTCAAG GACAGCAGCCTGGCCTCGGTCGTCGTGGGTGTCATCCAGGTGCTGTTCACAGCTGTGGCGGCTCTCATCATGGACAGAGCAGGGCGGAGGCTGCTCCTGGTCTTGTCAG GTGTGGTCATGGTGTTCAGCACGAGCGCCTTCGGCACCTACTTCAAGCTGACCCAGGGTGGGCCCGGCAACTCCTCACACATGGCCCTGTCGACGCCTGTCTCCGCAGAGCCTGTTGATGCCAGCGTGGGGCTGGCCTGGCTGGCCGTGGGCAGCATGTGCCTCTTCATCGCCG GCTTTGCGGTGGGCTGGGGGCCCATCCCCTGGCTGCTCATGTCAGAGATCTTCCCTCTGCATGTCAAGGGCGTGGCGACAGGCATCTGTGTCCTCACCAACTGGCTCATGGCCTTTCTCGTGACCAAGGAGTTCAGCAGCCTCATG GAGGTCCTCAGGCCCTACGGAGCCTTCTGGTTTGCCTCCGCTTTCTGCATCTTCAGTGTCCTTTTCACCTTGTTCTGTGTCCCTGAAACCAAAGGAAAGACTCTGGAACAAATCACAGCCCATTTTGAGGGGCGATGA
- the SLC2A8 gene encoding solute carrier family 2, facilitated glucose transporter member 8 isoform X3, translated as MTPEDPEETQPLLGPPGGSAPRGRRVFLAAFAAALGPLSFGFALGYSSPAIPSLQRAAPPAPHLDDTAASWFGAIVTLGAAAGGVLGGWLVDRAGRKLSLLLCSVPFVAGFAVITAAQDLWMLLGGRLLTGLACGVASLVAPVYISEIAYPAVRGLLGSCVQLMVVVGILLAYLAGWVLEWRWLAVLGCAPPSLMLLLMCVMPETPRFLLTQHRRQEAMAALRFLWGSEQGWEDPPIGAEQSFHLALLRQPGIYKPFIIGVSLMAFQQLSGVNAVMFYAETIFEEAKFKDSSLASVVVGVIQVLFTAVAALIMDRAGRRLLLVLSGVVMVFSTSAFGTYFKLTQGGPGNSSHMALSTPVSAEPVDASVGLAWLAVGSMCLFIAGGPQALRSLLVCLRFLHLQCPFHLVLCP; from the exons ATGACGCCCGAGGACCCAGAGGAAACCCAGCCGCTTCTGGGGCCGCCTGGCGGCAG CGCGCCCCGCGGCCGCCGCGTCTTCCTCGCCGCCTTCGCCGCTGCCCTGGGCCCACTCAGCTTCGGCTTCGCGCTCGGCTACAGCTCCCCGGCCATCCCGAGTCTGCAGCGCGCCGCGCCCCCGGCCCCGCACCTGGACGACACTGCCGCCTCCTGGTTCGGG GCCATCGTGACCCTAGGTGCTGCGGCAGGGGGAGTGCTGGGCGGCTGGCTGGTGGACCGTGCCGGGCGCAAGCTGAGCCTCCTGCTGTGCTCCGTGCCCTTCGTGGCCGGCTTTGCCGTCATCACCGCGGCCCAAGACCTGTGGATGTTGCTGGGGGGCCGCCTCCTCACCGGCCTGGCCTGCGGTGTTGCTTCCCTAGTGGCCCCG GTCTACATCTCTGAAATCGCCTACCCAGCAGTCCGGGGCTTGCTCGGCTCTTGTGTGCAGCTGATGGTCGTCGTCGGCATCCTCCTGGCCTACCTGGCAG GCTGGGTGCTGGAGTGGCGCTGGCTGGCTGTGCTGGGCTGCGCACCCCCCTCCCTCATGCTGCTGCTCATGTGCGTCATGCCCGAGACCCCGCGCTTCCTGCTGACTCAGCACAGGCGCCAGGAGGCCATGGCTGCCCTGCGGTTCCTGTGGGGCTCCGAGCAGGGCTGGGAAGACCCCCCCATTGGGGCCGAGCAG AGCTTTCACCTGGCCTTGCTGCGGCAGCCCGGCATCTACAAGCCCTTCATCATCGGCGTCTCCCTGATGGCCTTCCAGCAGCTGTCGGGGGTCAACGCTGTCATGTTCTATGCGGAGACTATCTTTGAAGAGGCCAAGTTCAAG GACAGCAGCCTGGCCTCGGTCGTCGTGGGTGTCATCCAGGTGCTGTTCACAGCTGTGGCGGCTCTCATCATGGACAGAGCAGGGCGGAGGCTGCTCCTGGTCTTGTCAG GTGTGGTCATGGTGTTCAGCACGAGCGCCTTCGGCACCTACTTCAAGCTGACCCAGGGTGGGCCCGGCAACTCCTCACACATGGCCCTGTCGACGCCTGTCTCCGCAGAGCCTGTTGATGCCAGCGTGGGGCTGGCCTGGCTGGCCGTGGGCAGCATGTGCCTCTTCATCGCCG GAGGTCCTCAGGCCCTACGGAGCCTTCTGGTTTGCCTCCGCTTTCTGCATCTTCAGTGTCCTTTTCACCTTGTTCTGTGTCCCTGA
- the SLC2A8 gene encoding solute carrier family 2, facilitated glucose transporter member 8 isoform X4, producing MVVVGILLAYLAGWVLEWRWLAVLGCAPPSLMLLLMCVMPETPRFLLTQHRRQEAMAALRFLWGSEQGWEDPPIGAEQSFHLALLRQPGIYKPFIIGVSLMAFQQLSGVNAVMFYAETIFEEAKFKDSSLASVVVGVIQVLFTAVAALIMDRAGRRLLLVLSGVVMVFSTSAFGTYFKLTQGGPGNSSHMALSTPVSAEPVDASVGLAWLAVGSMCLFIAGFAVGWGPIPWLLMSEIFPLHVKGVATGICVLTNWLMAFLVTKEFSSLMEVLRPYGAFWFASAFCIFSVLFTLFCVPETKGKTLEQITAHFEGR from the exons ATGGTCGTCGTCGGCATCCTCCTGGCCTACCTGGCAG GCTGGGTGCTGGAGTGGCGCTGGCTGGCTGTGCTGGGCTGCGCACCCCCCTCCCTCATGCTGCTGCTCATGTGCGTCATGCCCGAGACCCCGCGCTTCCTGCTGACTCAGCACAGGCGCCAGGAGGCCATGGCTGCCCTGCGGTTCCTGTGGGGCTCCGAGCAGGGCTGGGAAGACCCCCCCATTGGGGCCGAGCAG AGCTTTCACCTGGCCTTGCTGCGGCAGCCCGGCATCTACAAGCCCTTCATCATCGGCGTCTCCCTGATGGCCTTCCAGCAGCTGTCGGGGGTCAACGCTGTCATGTTCTATGCGGAGACTATCTTTGAAGAGGCCAAGTTCAAG GACAGCAGCCTGGCCTCGGTCGTCGTGGGTGTCATCCAGGTGCTGTTCACAGCTGTGGCGGCTCTCATCATGGACAGAGCAGGGCGGAGGCTGCTCCTGGTCTTGTCAG GTGTGGTCATGGTGTTCAGCACGAGCGCCTTCGGCACCTACTTCAAGCTGACCCAGGGTGGGCCCGGCAACTCCTCACACATGGCCCTGTCGACGCCTGTCTCCGCAGAGCCTGTTGATGCCAGCGTGGGGCTGGCCTGGCTGGCCGTGGGCAGCATGTGCCTCTTCATCGCCG GCTTTGCGGTGGGCTGGGGGCCCATCCCCTGGCTGCTCATGTCAGAGATCTTCCCTCTGCATGTCAAGGGCGTGGCGACAGGCATCTGTGTCCTCACCAACTGGCTCATGGCCTTTCTCGTGACCAAGGAGTTCAGCAGCCTCATG GAGGTCCTCAGGCCCTACGGAGCCTTCTGGTTTGCCTCCGCTTTCTGCATCTTCAGTGTCCTTTTCACCTTGTTCTGTGTCCCTGAAACCAAAGGAAAGACTCTGGAACAAATCACAGCCCATTTTGAGGGGCGATGA
- the SLC2A8 gene encoding solute carrier family 2, facilitated glucose transporter member 8 isoform X2 → MTPEDPEETQPLLGPPGGSAPRGRRVFLAAFAAALGPLSFGFALGYSSPAIPSLQRAAPPAPHLDDTAASWFGAIVTLGAAAGGVLGGWLVDRAGRKLSLLLCSVPFVAGFAVITAAQDLWMLLGGRLLTGLACGVASLVAPVYISEIAYPAVRGLLGSCVQLMVVVGILLAYLAGWVLEWRWLAVLGCAPPSLMLLLMCVMPETPRFLLTQHRRQEAMAALRFLWGSEQGWEDPPIGAEQSFHLALLRQPGIYKPFIIGVSLMAFQQLSGVNAVMFYAETIFEEAKFKDSSLASVVVGVIQVLFTAVAALIMDRAGRRLLLVLSGVVMVFSTSAFGTYFKLTQGGPGNSSHMALSTPVSAEPVDASVGLAWLAVGSMCLFIAGFAVGWGPIPWLLMSEIFPLHVKGVATGICVLTNWLMAFLVTKEFSSLMEVLRPYGAFWFASAFCIFSVLFTLFCVPETKGKTLEQITAHFEGR, encoded by the exons ATGACGCCCGAGGACCCAGAGGAAACCCAGCCGCTTCTGGGGCCGCCTGGCGGCAG CGCGCCCCGCGGCCGCCGCGTCTTCCTCGCCGCCTTCGCCGCTGCCCTGGGCCCACTCAGCTTCGGCTTCGCGCTCGGCTACAGCTCCCCGGCCATCCCGAGTCTGCAGCGCGCCGCGCCCCCGGCCCCGCACCTGGACGACACTGCCGCCTCCTGGTTCGGG GCCATCGTGACCCTAGGTGCTGCGGCAGGGGGAGTGCTGGGCGGCTGGCTGGTGGACCGTGCCGGGCGCAAGCTGAGCCTCCTGCTGTGCTCCGTGCCCTTCGTGGCCGGCTTTGCCGTCATCACCGCGGCCCAAGACCTGTGGATGTTGCTGGGGGGCCGCCTCCTCACCGGCCTGGCCTGCGGTGTTGCTTCCCTAGTGGCCCCG GTCTACATCTCTGAAATCGCCTACCCAGCAGTCCGGGGCTTGCTCGGCTCTTGTGTGCAGCTGATGGTCGTCGTCGGCATCCTCCTGGCCTACCTGGCAG GCTGGGTGCTGGAGTGGCGCTGGCTGGCTGTGCTGGGCTGCGCACCCCCCTCCCTCATGCTGCTGCTCATGTGCGTCATGCCCGAGACCCCGCGCTTCCTGCTGACTCAGCACAGGCGCCAGGAGGCCATGGCTGCCCTGCGGTTCCTGTGGGGCTCCGAGCAGGGCTGGGAAGACCCCCCCATTGGGGCCGAGCAG AGCTTTCACCTGGCCTTGCTGCGGCAGCCCGGCATCTACAAGCCCTTCATCATCGGCGTCTCCCTGATGGCCTTCCAGCAGCTGTCGGGGGTCAACGCTGTCATGTTCTATGCGGAGACTATCTTTGAAGAGGCCAAGTTCAAG GACAGCAGCCTGGCCTCGGTCGTCGTGGGTGTCATCCAGGTGCTGTTCACAGCTGTGGCGGCTCTCATCATGGACAGAGCAGGGCGGAGGCTGCTCCTGGTCTTGTCAG GTGTGGTCATGGTGTTCAGCACGAGCGCCTTCGGCACCTACTTCAAGCTGACCCAGGGTGGGCCCGGCAACTCCTCACACATGGCCCTGTCGACGCCTGTCTCCGCAGAGCCTGTTGATGCCAGCGTGGGGCTGGCCTGGCTGGCCGTGGGCAGCATGTGCCTCTTCATCGCCG GCTTTGCGGTGGGCTGGGGGCCCATCCCCTGGCTGCTCATGTCAGAGATCTTCCCTCTGCATGTCAAGGGCGTGGCGACAGGCATCTGTGTCCTCACCAACTGGCTCATGGCCTTTCTCGTGACCAAGGAGTTCAGCAGCCTCATG GAGGTCCTCAGGCCCTACGGAGCCTTCTGGTTTGCCTCCGCTTTCTGCATCTTCAGTGTCCTTTTCACCTTGTTCTGTGTCCCTGAAACCAAAGGAAAGACTCTGGAACAAATCACAGCCCATTTTGAGGGGCGATGA